TACCAATATTGTGATAATGAATAAAGAGTTGAGTTCCTTTTAAGCTAAGAGTGGTGTTCCAAATAGTGTAAGTATGCAAAGGTCCTAGAGTGGGTGGGTGTTAGACTCCTGCCGAAATCTTTACGTGTTGTTTGTGATTCGATTTCGTTTTTCCTCTTGAGTAATATTTGATAAATTGAATGATCTTGGCTATCATCTCAATGATTCCACCATTTGATCCCTGATGACAAATATATATTCCGTATAAGTATTGTCATTATAACCTTAACACTAGATCAAAAGATACGTGtgacgaaaaagaaaaaaagacggGGGTTATGAATTCTTTTACATTCCACTTCTCTAGGGTGTCTTATAGAACCTGTGGAGTAACAGCTTATCTGGCTCATGTACTTCCTGAAGCACCAATAACATAACCTTCGATGACATAACCTTCATTCATTAGGTCTCCACCTTATGTGTCACCTTCCTATGCCTCATTCGAGATAATGTAATTACCACCACCTCATATACCCATTGATGTCGGTGGGCCACTATGTCATGGATAAATACAATGCAATTAATGAATgaatggaagaagaagaagaagaagaagaagaagaagaagaagaagaagaagaagaagaagaagagtacTGTTAGGGTACCCGCCGAAATCTCGATCCTGGTCTTCTTTCACTATGGAagcttcaatttttttgctgCCAGGAAAGAAAATTGCCACATCCTAAGTTTTCATTTCAGCAACAGGAGCACTCACATGGTGACATGTTAAGACTTGTCTGCATCTTCAGTAACATAGACCAGAAACCACTCCGttgaaacaaaatatatgaTGAAGAAACCAGATGCACATGAACTACCGACTCCATGATCCGTCTATATGATGAAGAACACAAAATATTTGATGTTAAAAAcgcaaaaaaaatagtgaTGTAATGAAATATATAAGGGAGCACCTATggctcagtcgactgagaaaaacttatttctcagtcgacaagTACTAGTACGCAGAGTTTTGTCTTTCCTCCATCGGTGGTTATTtgtttgggttttgattaTGTGACATTGAATGTTCCCAGCTTCTGCTTAGTAGTCTCAATTTAGTCCCCGTCGGACCTGCTAGTCAAGGTCTGATGTCTCACCTGAATTGGCCCGTCAGATTATATGCTTGAAAAACACGTATCCGTGTCATAGTGTGTTACTCCGAACTAACTAGAAAATTGTGacctaaaaatatatattttgtagCACTTGCACAAGTCAACTCAGCCGGAATACCTTTAAATTCTgattaaaaatagaaaaagattAGTCCCAACACCATGATACTACTAGGGAAAAATAGAAGCATGTTATTTTTATGGGAGTGTTTAGGGATCAGTCAACTGATAAAATAGGAAAACGGAAAGCtcttatttctcagtcgattcATTCTTAACCAATCCCGTTTCTTTATTCTCACCGCATTCGGTCTGATCCTAGCCGGGCTTTTCTTTTAGCTAGGTGCGCTTTGTTTTTTGGGTCTATTGAACAAATAGGCCAGCATGAAAATGATAAGATGTCCATTGAGCGTACCATCTAGTTCAAAGCCTGGATCCCGCAATATCACATTTAGCTGGTACATATTCGTCGTTGTGGTTATTGGGTCTTGATTACTGAAATTAGTGTCTAGGCTAGGGTAGGTGTcggagaaataaaaaatctcTTAAATCTCAAACCCACACAAATAATTCAACTGCACATTAAGAGTCTTAACATGCAACTCATCCTAAAAATAATTAAGTTGCACATTAAGAGTCTTGATGTGTAACTcatcctaaaaaaaatcaattgcacatcaagagttttaatgtgcaactcatcCTAAAAATAACTAAAATTGCACATTAAGAGTCTTAATTTGCAACTCACCCTAAAAAACTCACTGGCACATCATAGATCTTAACGTGCAAATCAccctaaaaaaactaaaatcgCTCATCAAGAGAGATGATGTGCGACTCGCCGaaaaaactcaattgcacatcaaagtcttaatgtgcaactcaGCATAAAAAACTAAATTGCACATTAAAGAGATGATGTGTGATTCACCcgaaaaaaaactcaattgtACATCAAAGGtcttaatgtgcaactcaccCTTAAATAAACTCAATTGCACATCAACAAATATGATGTGAAACTCGGCGAAGAAACTCAATTCCACATCAAAGGTCTAAATGTGCAACTCACCCTAAAAAGTCAAATTCATAGCAAGAGAGTTGATGTGAAACTTGCCCGAAAAACCCAATTGTGCGTCAAAGATATTAATCCGCAACCCACCCTCCAAAAAATCTCTATTGCACATCAATACGAGATATGGTATAATATTAAAAATTAAGAATAATCAATTACTAGAAAATTATTCAATGAATAAgtcacaaaaattatgggcACAAATGTACAGATTATCATCAACAAATACATGTACAACTGACACTGATGTATagcatgtaaaaaaaatatcccgtgaaacaaaagaataATAGAAAAACCAGGGAACAATGAACATATGAGGCCAGCACAGCTGAAGGCTTGATTGTAAGCATAAATAAAGCCAAAGAAGAAGCAAGgtataaataagaaaaaagaaaaaaaaaaagacagacgTGGGCTCGAATTCACTACCTCCAGCTCGCAACTGCACCAACCTGCATTTTACGTGTATTTACGGTTGTTACCTCATATAGTTAGAAGCTCATTGTCTCTACCAAAACACTTGCACGAATCTCGGTGCATGATTGGACGGTTCACTACATCGACTGGGAAATAAGTAtttctcaggcgactgagCAATAGCAAATCCGAATATATAAGGATGTGCTGAGTCGTGTCATGACTATCTCGACAGATTTTTGACTTCTCTACTTACATCGGGATCAGATATTCAGATGcatctaaaaaagaaaaagaaatactccACACTCAAGCCGAGTATAGAAATAGACCCACAATGTAAAATCGTCTACAAGACTTctgtgatatttttttttagaaaatacaGCAACAACTCGGTCTTGGGTGCGCTTCCACGTGTCCAGATTTAACCTTTCCGAATCGTTTTTGGACCTAACTATATCACTAATACGAGTTTATGGTGTTATGCGTGTGTTTTCTGAGTTTATGGACCAAAGTGTTCATTCGCCCCGATTTGAAACCGATCTAACGAATTATACTTTAAAGAGCAATAAATTTCAAATGTGCACTCAGTATTATGGCATTGGCAATCCGGTCGGTTACAATTCAAAGGCTTAATGGGCCTGCTAAAAAGCCCACTGAGCAAACAAGATTCAAAGGTTTGTTCCCAATCTTGCAAGAATTGGACTAGCCAACATATTTGTTTAAGATTTTGTTTGTCCATAAATTAATCAACTTTAGCAAAAGTTAAACTAGAGTTTGCTTAGCCAAAATAAACTAGATTGGATAAAGTAGTACTGACATGCCAAAAAATTGTCAACTGTCTAAAGAAAGACCAATTTTTTGGTGGTGGCCAAAAAACTAACATAATACAGTTTGGCAACAATCAAACACAGCCTACCgaggctgctttgagttgacCGGGGACAGTGGTTTCAGGAGGAAATATCGACCGAGATGCAACATTATTTCAGTTGCTTGAGCTTAACACCACCTCAAGGAGATCATAAAATATGTCGAGTGTGGAACGTACAATTCAATAACTACAGTCTGAGCTAACAAACTTGTTTTTCAATGGGCAAAGTTACTAGAATTTCAAGGTGAGGTGATAGGTAGCAACATCAACCTATTGCTATCTGAAAATTAGTCGTGTACAGGAGATACTGATGTGCTTAATGTAGCGAGCACTGCAATGAACCCGAAAATTCTCGGCGGCAACAGATTGATGTTGAGGTGGTGTTAAGCTCAAAAAGCAGGTGTCGCGCTCGGTGTTATGGATGCTAATGTGATATACTGGTAGGCAGTACAACAAGTAGAACAGGCGGGGAGACAGACGTGAGATAGTCTGATAGAGATACTGAAGGAGTGGAGTAGTGGACAGGTCTGGTAGCTGTCGACTGAAGATGAGATTGTGTTTTGACTGTTGCGGAAGGGAGCTGGTAGTAGTCAGGGCCGCAGGGGTAAATACAGCAGCACTATTGCTTAAATCGAAAAGCGATTGAGAGAGGCAGCAGAGGTAGAATCAAAATGCGTTGACACGTGAATTCGTTGTGATGATCGCGaaagaatatatttttttccttggagAGGTCTAATGAATttactccgttccataatcattgtctcaaatttgctcaaaaatagatgtatctattaaaaaaacgtctagatacatgtaagatttcgataagaattatggaactgAGGGAATATGTTTCTTAGAGAGATCCCATGAGTTTATCCTATATATGTATTGCATagtgtagtttttttttgttgtaaaTTACTTAGCAAGTTCTTGGCCGAACAGGTACTGACAGAGATCGCGAGGCTAATGGACAAATACAAGGACGAGGAGACCAGCATCACAGTCATCGGCCACAGCCTGGGCGCCACCCTGGCCACCCTCAACGCCGTCGACATCGCCGCCAACTCCTACAACAGGTTCGCCCTCAACGGCCGCCGGGCCACCCCGGTCACCGCCGTGGTCTTCGGCAGCCCGCGCACGGGTGACCGCGACTTCCGTGACGCCTTCCACCGCGTCCCGGGCCTCCGCATGCTCCGCGTCCGCAACCGCCCCGACCGCATCCCGCTCTACCCGCCCGTGGGCTACGCCGACGTCGGCGTGGAGCTGCTCATCGACACGCGCCGGTCGCCGTTCCTCAAGCCCCACGGCAGCGAGTCGCAGTCGCACGACCTCGAGTGCCACCTGCACGGCATCGCCGGGTGGCATGGGGAGCACGGCGCGTTCGAGCTCGTGGTGGACCGGGACGTCGCGCTGGTGAACAAGTTCGACGACTGCCTGGCCGACGAGTACCCCGTGCCCGTGGGCTGGAAGGTGAACCACAACAAGAACATGGTGAAGGGGCGCGACGGGAGGTGGGTCCTGGAGGACCATGAACCCGACGACGACTGCGATGACCACGACGGGGATGGTAACTAGTGGGATAGGAAAAAGAGCATGACTTGGACGTCAGATGGCTCTCTGGTGTCTTCTGCCGTTCCATGCCATTGCGTCTCTGTTTCTACCTTCGCGATGATCGTGACAACTTCGTGTGTCTTCTCTTGATTTTTGATCCTGCGGATTTGGTGTTTTGTATTACAGTGCTTTCATCCCTCAGCTTCAAAACTGGTCAAGGTTCTTTTTCCCCTGACCCGAAATCGGAATTTTAACTAAACCGTTGGGCGCAAACATGATAGGTTGATGGGGTACGTAGCATTGCTAGCATTGGTCATAGGCTTTGCCACCGCTAGCGAATTTTCTCGAGAACCATAAATTATCAAAAATCTGGCAAAGCAAGACATGGCAGCCAAACAGAGTACGTATGTCTCGtggctattttttttcctaaataatacgaattattttattcatttttgaaaataatgcGTGGTTTTTTCAAATTGCAAACCTGTACCACCCTCGGCTTGGGTGGGTCAGGCCGATTacctccagtcggcctggccgaagccgGTTAgagccagtcggcctggcccaggccgggAGGCCAGCCTGCAGGCCGACAGACGCTAATCAGCTTCGGCCAGGATAGGTcgagtcggcctggccgaaatCGACTGGGTGCAGCAGCAGGATAACATGTGCGGGCCTTGGTCGGGTAAATGTAAATATTCATCTGTTCGCGATAAGGCAAAATTAGGCTGACGTGACGAGCTAGCTGCACTCCTCAGTGAGCACCTTGGTTCGCGATAAGGCAAAATCTGGCCCCGTCTCTTCTCACCCGAATACCCCTGCACGCACCTGGCCGCCCGATCGACCGAATGTTGGCCCGCTGCTACACCCAGTCGGTTTCGGCCAAACCGACTAGATCTATCAtcctggccgaagccgattAGCGCATGTTGGCCTGGGCCAGGCTGACTGGCTCTAATCtgcttcggccaggccgactggaggtACCCAATCCGAGGGAGGCCTAGATTTGCAAAAAATTTTAAACcacgtattattttaaaaaataaataaataattcgtattatttaaaaaaatagaagtcTCGTGACAGTACTTTCATCAAACGACCACTAACTTTACAGTAAAAGGTTAAACAAACGAAAAACACACAATTCATAGGCACTACCTTCAAGAAGGGATCATTGCATGTGTGCCAATGATGACGAATCCGTAGGTTTGTATCAGGATTTTCATACCCAAACCTGAGCTTCGACGCATCATCTTCAAGAAGGGCACGACACAGACGTGCATCAACATATATTGTCTGATTATGATCATGTGTTTCCACCGGAGTGCCCATACTCATCGTCGAAGACCCATGTGCCATCAACATCTGACAGGTTAACGTCACCTTGCTAGCCGGATACCACCGGAGAAGATACTAGAAGTTTAGACATCTCATATCGTCTTGTTTCTAGTCACTGTCGCACTACCTTCGGTCCAATAGCAACATGCATGACTTGACATCTCCATAGGCGGCTCCATATGAGACGTTATGCGTAACACCTGCTGGCAACATCATAACTTGACACCTCCGCAAGTAACACCACACGTAGCACTTGACGAGCCGGATCGAACCCAATCACCGTCTAGGAAAGGGGGCGTCTCATACCGCCACCAGCCTAGGAAAGGCCATAACCATCTCCAGATCCAGCCACCGAATCGTCCACACGACCACTCGTTTGGTTATTTGAATACAATAGTTGATTATAGGTTAGTTTTGGCTCAAATTGGAGGACATGACGACAATAATGCATCAATTGTAATGCATTGGTACCTTACTAGTGTCTGTATAAAATTGAGTATATGCTGAGGAGCACGCCAATTTAAAATTGATTAGTGGTGCAAACATTTTGTTCCATAATAagtctagggtttcccctaaGATTCATCGGTATTATAACTCTGTAATACAAGGCACTGAATTAAACCAATGATCTTGTGCGGGAAATTCTGCTTTTTAAATCTAGACTTCCAATATTGGCATAAAAAGGACTAGGGACTAGGGAGTGTATATTTATAACTCAGAATGATTTTCAATTCACCAACAGTCGGATTTTTGTATACCTTACCATTTTCATACAAAAGTCTAGAGCCTATCTGCGCCGTGGATAGAAACAGATGACCCTATCATTGTGTTATAGTAGAAACGATCGGGTGTCTTTGGGACAGCTCTAGCTCCACCGGTTTGGTGGAGTTGGTCATTTGTAGATTCAATGTTTTGTGAAGTTGGAGCTGTGGATAATTTGGAGatgttttgtaattttattttatattgcACTTCTAATTAATAGTAGCTTCATctccacacaaaaaaaagaaattatgAATGACCAACTCCACATCAAATCTGTAGAGCCGAAACTGTCCCAAACACACTCGGAGAAGAATTCGAACTCCGGCCAAATTCCATGAACTCGCTTTGCTCAAGCGCAGAGAATCGCCCTTTCAGCTTAAAATGACTCCGCACATGCCGTCCCACTCACGGAGACGGACAAAATGACAAGTGAACGCCTGCCAATTTCGTTGAGACCCACACATTCCTGGACGGCTGGACCTTGGGCTACCAGGGCCACCATGCATTTCGTGAACCTATGCATGGAACGAAACAAGATAGAAAGACGGAGAAAAGAGCTAGAGTCCACAGACAATCAATCCCAAAGGACAACCGATCTGCATCACGCCATCTGGCTGCTCATGCTGTACGTCCTGTGTTCACGCATGAGAAGGGGACGAACGGGGTGAGATGTAATCTGTTTACTCACGACCATCGCGGGCATGCATACTCGCCAAGATGGGGAGGTAAAAAAGACGTGATTGGTATTGCACGAATTTGTTCAGAAGAGAGCGTGGGAATTTGTTCACATAATCAGTCTTAATTACTTCGTAGTTCAGCGTTTCACAGGTATACATGTATGCCTGTATTTATGTTCGCATCTATGTCACGGTGTTGTCTATTTCCCTGTTGATTGTACGTGTGCTTGGCTTCTTCCAAAACTTGGACGGCAACCTGGCATCCATCCACCCATCCTGGCCTTCCCCTGCGCGCGAGCCTTCATAAATGGCATGCGGAGCTCTGTCAAACGCCCAACAAGATACACCGGCTGCCTACTTGGCCTTTTGCTAGCTCCTGCTCTTCCatccgccccccccccccccccccccccccccccgctgcTTCCGCAGACACGCTCACAGCTCTCTCACTGGACTAGAGTCACCTGCAAATACATAGCGGTGTGCGTGTCGAGCTCCCATGTGGTTCCTGGGAGGCCATTTCTCCCTGGCGCTTGCTGTGTCGTGTGCTCTGCTGGGCCTTGGGGACGCCGCCAGCTCGGCTCTCGGTTGCTACTCGCGCGTCTTCAGCTTCGGCGACTCGCTCACCGACACCGGCAACTATGTCCGCCTGACCGCAAAGAACCCCAGCCCCTACGGCGCGCCGCCGTACGGGAGGACTTTCTTTGGCCACCCCACCGGCCGGGCGAGCGACGGCCGCCTTGTCATCGACTTCATCGGTGAGTAAACTGCTTCTGTCTGCATTTGCTTTCAGCATTTTGCTTACTCAATTGCAAATATGCATCTTTGCTTTAAGATTACCCAGGGAGTAGCAAGCCCTGTTTGGGTTGAAACATGCCCTTGATTTTTATCCTTGACTCCAAAAGTAGATAGATTTAATCCTTATTTATCACAACAGCCATATTTCAAACTTCTAAGTGGTGCGATGATTGATGATGTAACGGTGGTTTCTACGTACACACGTGGGGCATGGTCAactagaaaaaacaaaacaaaaaaccagCAAAAACAGCCGTGAGGAATTAGAAAGGAATCTGGCAATTTGAAGAAAATATAcaaatcagattttttttagaacaaatgTATTAATCCTAGAAATTTACCAAGAATCTAGAGATTTACAATGAAAACATAATATGCAATATTTGGAACTATTGTggaaaaacataggaattTTGAAAGCGCACAAACAATTTATACATTCATAAAAATCAACATATTTCCATGAATATATTTCATAATTGTTTAAAGAATTTTTCAAATATTCCTGTTTTACAAAATAGTTTGGTATTTCCCTTGATATGTTCGGATGTCCCCTCTTTTGAAATTCCTGGTATGTTTTATATTTTCTAGAATATTTATACTTTGGTATTGCTTATatattttctgaaaaatctggtcttctgttttctgtttttatctattttattgttttggTGCTATATGTGCGAAACCACTTACATATCATCGATTATCATCGATCATACTACTTGGGCTACTATGGTAAAGGGATCAAATATATCTGAGGGGAAAGTTATGGGTCTTGTATTGGAGTTTGGGTAAAACCAAACTCGACCATTAGGTATTTGAAGGCAGCACGCATGCATGATATGATGATAGAACGTATTGTGTACATATTTGTACACCAATAATTAAGTTTTTCGTAGTGGATATCCAAGTAAATATATAACACCGGTACACTACAAGGTCATGAGTGATGAGTCACTACACTACAAATACGAACTCGCTTTTAGTTTTGTCTACAAATTAACTCTGGCTTTATGAAATTTTCACCCAAAGACATACAGTAGTAGATAAATGGTCTCCATCAATTGGCAGTGGAATACTAAAAAGCCGGTGTTCGTATTCGATTCTTCAGCTAATAGCACGAGAAACCGAACATCTCCCGGACCACTACAACATGATATGTGCGTACCAATGTGGTATTGTGGCAGCGTCTTTGCTCTCCGAGAAAAGCGTGCGACCCTTGTTGATGCACAAGGGCCAATTAAGGCTGGTGTTTCCGCGCTTATACAGCTGCGAAACCCTGTTCATGCACAAGTTTGCTGTTTCCGTGCTTATACGAGTATATATAGTTTCATCGTTTACAACTATTGGGATTACAGGCAACCATGGTCCGCTAACTTTAACTTGTGCGTAATAAATCTAGAAGTATCCCCTTCACCGAAACAGACACAGTAGGTACGGTACGTATAGCATTAGCAAGTAGTATGAGTTAGGTCCATGACTCCATACATGTACGTGCAAGATCGAAGATAAATGCTGCCATTGATGATTAAATTGGCCCATCGCATGGATGGATGCTGCAACTTGCAAGCTGCTTCTAGTcatgggaggagaggaggacaCGTCGCGTGCCTAGACGTTCCCGAACGTTTACCTCTGCCTTAAACTTTCCGATGGTTCGTgccatgcaatgcaagcacaATTAATTCGAGTCTTGCTTGGCGTATGCAGCGCAAGAGTTTGGTCTGCTCAACATCACGGCCATCCAGGTGGGCACGGCTCCGGCGGACTTCCAGCACGGCGCCAACTTCGCCATCATCTCTGCCACCGCGAACAACGGGTCCTTCTTCGCCGGCAAAGGGATGACCATCAACCCCTTCTCGCTCGACACGCAGATGCTCTGGTTCAGGGCCCATGTCCAGCAGCTCACGCAGCAGAACCGTAAGTGTCGTAGTACTAGTGATCACTGCATGCCTTCAACCAATGAACGTCGACCGGATCAATAATCAACAACCGTACGGGCGTGTGACATTTTCATAGCAGTCGGCATCAACGTGCTAAGCGGCGCCCTGGTGGCGCTGGGCGAGATCGGCGGGAACGACTACAACTTCGCGTTCGGGAGCCCCGGCATGACGCGGGAGCGGGTGCGCGCCTTCGTGCCCGCGGTGGTGGACAAGCTGGCCGCGGCCGTGGAGGAGCTGATCGCGATGGGCGCCAGGGCGTTCATGGTGCCCGGGAACCTTCCCTTCGGGTGCACGCCGCTGTACCTGCGCCGGTTCGGCcggagcgccagcgccgggGACTACGACCCGCGGACGGGGTGCCTGGCCTGGTTCAACGCCTTCGCCGAGTACCACAACCGGGTGCTCAACGCGCGGCTCGACGAGCTCCGGCTGCGCCACCCGGACGTCGCCATCGTCTACGCCGACTGGTACGGCGCCATGATGAGCATCTTCCAGTCCCCCGGGAAGCTAGGTATGTATGTTCACGtgtgcatcttcttcttcttttggctctttttttgttgtgaTGATGGCGACATTGCACTGCACCCAATCACCACCGACTATGATGGTAGTTTGTTTGGTGCACCTCTGTTTCTTTGGCAACACTGTGCCACCGTGGGCCGAGTACAGGCTACAGGGTTACAGAGTGTATATAGTTAAGCAGTTGTGGCCAGATACGCACAAGCAACCAAGCACGTTGTGCCGCAGACTGTTTTCCAATAATATACTTGGGCCATCATCGAGGGACAATGGTCACGTGCACCGGTGCACTTAGCTTTGGTAAATCTCCAGCTAAGCAAGAGTGCACTTCTTTTTTCCCGAAAAGCCAAGACTATGCAAGAATAAGCGATTTCAGTGATTTACCCAACCCCAAACTAGTGTCCAAACATATTGGAAATATAGGAAGGAGTTGGTAAATTAAATgtcacaaaaaacaaaaacagctATCACACTAACCGGTTCCAAGAAAATCTTGTATGGTTTCATTCCGATCACAGAAGACATATGCAACCGTTACAATTTCTCTTATCAAGGTTGTCCTTTCTGAGAACAACACCAAGACAAAGGTACCAAGCAAAAATCTTAATTTTAAAAGGAACCTTGAGATTCCTGGTAATTTTGCGAAGAAACTGGCAATTAGAGTTAATCAGAGTCTATAAAAAGACGCAGACAACTAATCAGGTTGGTCCACATGATGTATCAGAACAAGCAGAAGCTTAGCACACAACTCCTTCCAAGCTGTCAACCATGCTCCATTGATAACGCTTCGACCTATAATTTTGGATATGGTCTTGTAAGGCCTATTCGCTTGCAACAAGAGCTTCTTTTATCTGAGAAATTATAATGACAGGAATTAATAGAATTATCCATCATATAATGAAACCAAAAGGACATGAAACATATGCTAAAATATATAaatcattaaaaaaatgacGAATgagatttaaaatattttcatcTGACACCTGTATTTGATTTTCGTCCATATAAGACCGAGACAAACTTGCACACGAAAAATCGTGATTAAAGAGGGCAAGTGGAAACATACAAGGAAAACAATAAGCATACGTGTGGATAAAGGCAAAGACGGAGATGGGCCATGACCGGCCTAGGGCCTAGAAAAATTCCTTGCCCACATTTTAGAAGGTATAGGATCTAAGCCCACCATAACTTCGAGCACAAATGTTTGGGTGAATTTTTGGCCCAAATTGTATTTTGTCTCAAGACGGTGACAATGGTGCCATAGATCTTGAACGCGGACGAGAGACGCTGGGGCCGACACCTTCCTGAACCTTGGATAAACACCCAACAATTCTCATGTCCGTCTCACTCTATTCAAAATCTGcacatattttttattaaaaaaaggcAGTCCGATTGCCATTATTCAATTAGGAAAAGAGCCGATTACCATGGATGAATTCTACACAACAGCCGGCAAGGCCAGAGAAGCCACCGATGATGATCCCAGGCTATGTGACCTATGTCTGGGTCATGGGGCAACTATGTTTTCCCAAAACTGCACACGTTAACAATGCAATTTTAAGTAATAATATGTAAATTTGAGTGACTGGGTTTTTTAAGATCCAGAGGCCGTCGCCCG
The Brachypodium distachyon strain Bd21 chromosome 2, Brachypodium_distachyon_v3.0, whole genome shotgun sequence genome window above contains:
- the LOC100833576 gene encoding GDSL esterase/lipase At1g28600 isoform X2, giving the protein MWFLGGHFSLALAVSCALLGLGDAASSALGCYSRVFSFGDSLTDTGNYVRLTAKNPSPYGAPPYGRTFFGHPTGRASDGRLVIDFIAQEFGLLNITAIQVGTAPADFQHGANFAIISATANNGSFFAGKGMTINPFSLDTQMLWFRAHVQQLTQQNLGINVLSGALVALGEIGGNDYNFAFGSPGMTRERVRAFVPAVVDKLAAAVEELIAMGARAFMVPGNLPFGCTPLYLRRFGRSASAGDYDPRTGCLAWFNAFAEYHNRVLNARLDELRLRHPDVAIVYADWYGAMMSIFQSPGKLGFTNALLSCCGNQTVPCGQPGCTVCDDPSTYGSWDGTHPTEAVYKVIADGVLHGPHASPLPLAKTCPPS
- the LOC100833576 gene encoding GDSL esterase/lipase At1g28600 isoform X1 gives rise to the protein MWFLGGHFSLALAVSCALLGLGDAASSALGCYSRVFSFGDSLTDTGNYVRLTAKNPSPYGAPPYGRTFFGHPTGRASDGRLVIDFIAQEFGLLNITAIQVGTAPADFQHGANFAIISATANNGSFFAGKGMTINPFSLDTQMLWFRAHVQQLTQQNPVGINVLSGALVALGEIGGNDYNFAFGSPGMTRERVRAFVPAVVDKLAAAVEELIAMGARAFMVPGNLPFGCTPLYLRRFGRSASAGDYDPRTGCLAWFNAFAEYHNRVLNARLDELRLRHPDVAIVYADWYGAMMSIFQSPGKLGFTNALLSCCGNQTVPCGQPGCTVCDDPSTYGSWDGTHPTEAVYKVIADGVLHGPHASPLPLAKTCPPS
- the LOC100833576 gene encoding GDSL esterase/lipase At1g28600 isoform X3 is translated as MLPLMIKLAHRMDGCCNLQAASSHGRRGGHVACLDVPEPQEFGLLNITAIQVGTAPADFQHGANFAIISATANNGSFFAGKGMTINPFSLDTQMLWFRAHVQQLTQQNPVGINVLSGALVALGEIGGNDYNFAFGSPGMTRERVRAFVPAVVDKLAAAVEELIAMGARAFMVPGNLPFGCTPLYLRRFGRSASAGDYDPRTGCLAWFNAFAEYHNRVLNARLDELRLRHPDVAIVYADWYGAMMSIFQSPGKLGFTNALLSCCGNQTVPCGQPGCTVCDDPSTYGSWDGTHPTEAVYKVIADGVLHGPHASPLPLAKTCPPS